One Streptomyces formicae genomic window, GGCCCTCCTGGGCCTGCTCCTCGCCGGGTACTTCGTGCTCGGCGGATACGACTACGGCGTGCAGATGCTGCATCCCTACCTCGGCGACGACCGGGAGACCCGCCCCGACAGGAACGCCGCCCTCGACGCCATCGCGCCGTTCTTCCTGGGCAACGAGGTCTGGCTCGTCGCCTTCACCGGCGTCCTGTTCGGCGCCTTCCCGCACCTGGAAGGCACGCTCCTGTCCGGTCTGTACCCGCTGATCGTGGCGATCCTCGTCGGCCTGGTCCTCGGCAACGCCGCCGTCCAACTGCGCGGCCGCTCGCGCACCGCCGGTGGCCGACGGTGGTGGGACGCCCTGATCGTGGTCGGCGGCGCGCTGCCCGCACTGTGCTGGGGGCTCATCGTCGGACTGCTCCTGCACGGTGTGCCGCGGCGGCCCGACGGGAGCTTCCACATCGGCTTCGACGCGGTGTCCTCACCGTTCGTGCTGGCCTGCGGGGTGAGCACCGCACTGCTCTTCGCGGCGCACGGCGCGGGCTTCGTCGCGCTGCGCTCGACGCCCGAACTCGCCGAGAAGGCACGCCACGTGGCGCTGAGCCTGTTGACCGGCGTCGCCGCCGTGGGCTCGCTCGCGCTGCTCCTGACGCTCTTCGGCGCGGGCGCCTCGATGACGAACCGCGCCACCTCGGCGGTCGTCGCCGCCCTTTTCGTGGCGGCGCTCGCCGGAGCCTGGTGGTCCTTCTCGCGCGGACACCGCATCCGGGCGTTCGCGGCCACCTGCTGCGCCACCGCGCTGCCCGTGCTGCTCGTGGGCGCGG contains:
- the cydB gene encoding cytochrome d ubiquinol oxidase subunit II; translated protein: MSLETLWLALLGLLLAGYFVLGGYDYGVQMLHPYLGDDRETRPDRNAALDAIAPFFLGNEVWLVAFTGVLFGAFPHLEGTLLSGLYPLIVAILVGLVLGNAAVQLRGRSRTAGGRRWWDALIVVGGALPALCWGLIVGLLLHGVPRRPDGSFHIGFDAVSSPFVLACGVSTALLFAAHGAGFVALRSTPELAEKARHVALSLLTGVAAVGSLALLLTLFGAGASMTNRATSAVVAALFVAALAGAWWSFSRGHRIRAFAATCCATALPVLLVGAGHYPYVLTSSAGTGLTIDDAVTDDATLKILSVFGVLVVPVILAYQSWSWWAFRGRTGRRHPSYF